The region GATGGTTCAATGATGGAAGGGGAAGTTCATTAACCCCTTTTAATAACGGGATTGCAGCCTTCCCGTCATTCAAACTGCCTGAAGAAAAAAGGGCCTGTAGAATATATTGACTGGATGTCCCAACAGCCAAATGTCCCTTATATCCGTACCAAAAGACATTCTTTCCTTCTGAGTTCTTTTTTACGCCCCACTTAGGGTTTTGAGGAACCTCGGCGCGTAATTCGGCTAAAGGTGCATCCAACTGTGCTTCTATTTTCTTTTCGAAAAGTGGTAAATTGGCTTCTTTCTCTGCCTGTTCAATAAGCCATTGTTCACGTTCTTCCTTGGATTTGCGCCCGCGTTTTTTGGGCTCAGCTTTTTGTTTTTCTTCCTTTGGCGGTGCTTGATCACGTGGGGTTTCAAACTGGGTTGCATCAATGGCGACAGTGTCATCCATAATAAAGCCTTCAGCAATTGCTTGAAGCACAACTTTTTCTTGGACTTTCTCCAAAACGTTAGATCTTTTAGTTTTGTTAAAAGCCGAGAATAGGCGGCTTCAGACGGGGTATGGTCAGACACAAGAAATCCACAATTCAGTTTAAAAACAAAGTCGTCCTTTAGGCGTTTAATTAGGTCCTTAACCGTTGGAATACGTTCAACATAAACGGAAATAATCATCGCTGCATAATTCAAATCTACAGGTGCGCCAAAGTGGGATTTTTTGTTCACTTCATAATAAATCGCATCCAAATCTATCGCTGAAATAATCGATTCATAACGATGGGTAAGTTCCATCTCGTATAATTCTTGGATGCTAAATAGACTTTCTTGTCGTATAATGGTCATAGGGAGTACTCCTCCAGTCTTTTTTTGGTTGTCGGTTCAACTACCATCATACAAGATTTGGGAAGGTACTTCCTTTTTTTATGTCTCAAATTCGTTGGGGCACAAGGGCTAGGAATTATGAAATTCACTCATAGACATAAAAAAATAGTTCAAATACTATTTAGTAGTGAATCAGCTATCAGATCCTTAGTATTGATCTCTCCTTTCATTCGTATAAGCTATCCGGAAATGAACAACGAGAGGGTTAACCAGATTGCCAATTATTCGCGTGATTCAAAGTAGTGAGAGGGGAATCGAATAGCGATTATATCAACAAACAATTGCCCTATTTCTCCTACAAGGCTCTTTTTTGTACAATCGATTCTACACTTGTTTTCCCTCGAATTTCCTCGTTACAGGAATGACTCCTGAATAGCAAAATTCCAATTAAAAATTAATCAAATTATTATTTGTTGTAGAGTTGACCCGCGAATAACCGTTTCAGGTTCACGGTAACCTGCAGCAAAAATCAAAAAAACGAGATAGAAGCATCAACCGCTTTCATCCCGTTTAGGTTTATTCTTTATTGGTGCTTTTCAATTAGATACTTAGCATTAGCTTTAAGTGTTTGACAGGCTTTTGCCGAAATTATAGATCCCCTTCTTCAATTCCCAATTATAATATTTCATGTCATGTTCATCGATCTCCCTTAACACCTTACAAGGACTTCCTATTGCTATAGCATTGGCCGGAATATCCTTAGTAACCACGCTGCCGGCACCGATTACTGTGTTCTCACCAATATGAACATCCGGCAAAATAAATGGGCCGGCTATAAATATCAGTATAGTCTACCAATGTCAGATTAAAATTGGCATTTTATACATCATTTCCTACATGTGTATGTCTTCCCCAATTTGCATGCAACGGTGGCTCAATATAAACATTGACACTTACTTCGGCCAACAATTTCTTTAAAATTTCATTTCTCTTTTCTGCCTCAGAGGGTCTTGTATGGTTAAAGTCATATAATACCTCCAGACATTGCATCTGTTCCTTCATCAAAGCTTCATCATTGCAACAATAAATTTTGCCACTTTTCATTTTTTATTTAATGGTCATTAGTACTCCCTTCATTTCTATTTTTAAAACAACGTAAAGCACAAGCATTTTTTCAATGAAATCTTAATCTAACACTTCCCCATTACTTTCCGTTACACGCTTCATCCAGTAAAAACTTTTTTTGGGTATTCGTTTTAAATCACGCAAATCATGTTCCCCCCGGTTGACATAAACCATACCGTAACGCTTTTTCATTTCCCCTTGGGAACTTAAAATATCAATCAATCCCCAACCGAGATAACCCATACAATCAACGCCATCATCCAGGATTGCTTTTTTCATTTCAATTATATGATCCCGATGATATTTAATCCGATAATCATCATCAACGGTGCCCTCCACATTTAGCGTTTCTTTGACACCAATTCCATTCTCAATTGGAAAAACAGGTAGTTGGTATCGATTATACATATCACGCAAAATAAGTCGAAAACCAGTTGGATCAATTTGCCATCCCCATTCGGTTGCATCCAGATGCGGATTATCCACTTTCCCTGCTATATCATATTGATACAAAGGTGTATCTTCTGTTAATGTTTCCGCGCTAATCATACTGCTTGCATAATAACTAAATGCCAAAAAATCACTTTTCGCACGCAACAATTCTTCATCATCCGTTTCAAGCATCTCTGGCATACAGTTATGATTGTTAAAATAAGTTAGAATGAACGATGGATACTTCCCGTTTGTAAACACATCCAAATAAAACTGATTGTGCGCATCATCCACTTGTTTCGTAGCCAGCACATCTTCCGGCTTGGTGGTAGCAGGATAGTTAAGCCGATAAGCAATCATTCCACCAATTTGACAATTTGGTGCAACTTCATGTAAATAATTCGTAACTTTTGCATGTGCCATAAATACATGGTGATTGATTTGATAAAGTAACATTTCGGTTTCGGGTAATGTACAACCGCCAATACTAACCCTTGAGCCAAAGATATTTTGTTCGTTAAACGTAATCCAATACGTTACTTTATCTTTAAACCGATCGATCATCGCCTTTCCATACGCGGCAAACGCGTCCACCACATATCGGGAAGCAAAGCCATTGTATTTTTCCGCTAAGTTCAGAGGCATATCAAAATGGTAAAGACAAATCATGGGTTCTATTCCATTTTCCAGTAACTCATCAATCATCCGCTCATAGAAACGAACACCCTCTTCATTTATTTTCCCGTCTCCGCTTGGAAACACACGCGACCAGGAGATCGAAAAACGGTAACAATTGAACCCCATTTCTTTCATCAGCCCGATATCTACTTTATATCGGTGGTATGTATCGGTTGCTACTTTCCAGTCAGATGTATGATCCGTTGCTTTTATCACATCATAAACCGATAGTCCTTTACCACCTTCATTCCAAGCACCTTCCGTTTGCATTGATGATACTGAATTTCCCCATAAGAAACCCGGTTTTAATTTTCCTGTCAAAATAAGTCCTCCCTTGTAATATGTTTGTCTTGCATATCCATTACTCAACTGCGAAAATTGGCCCTGTAGATATTTGTATCAACTTCAGATTCCTTCCAACGTCACATGTTTACAAATGCTTGTCTGTCTTTTGCAGAAAATGATACACTGCTCCGATCAAATTAGCATCCGCAAAAAAATGACATCGTTGCACCATTGGCATTATCGTGGCTTGCGCTATATCATTGACAATCGCAGACAATTCCCGATTTAGCCCAGTCAAAATATCATCTCTATTACTTATCCCACCGCCAAGCAAAATTAACGAAGGATCAAAGGTATATTGTATATTGTATACACCTATAGCTAACATACGGTAAAATTCCTGTATGGCTTGTTTACATATCTCGTCTCCTTTTTCCGCCAGCTGAAATACCTTTTCCCCACTTAACGATTTTTCATCGATATGTTTGCGCCGGGCTACTCGTCGAATGATAGAAGATGTCGATGCTACCTCACTAAATGTATTCACTTTGCTACCCAAATTGTTAGGATTTAGAATCATATAACCAAACTCACCGCCATGCAGGTTAGCCCCCTTATGAATAGAACCGTCCTTCACAATCGCACCGCCAACCCCGGTTCCAAGCACTATTACAGCAACATCTTTTTTATCCCTCGCTGAGCCCCGCCACACCTCTGCAAGTGCAGCACAATTTGCATCATTCTCGATTTGTACTGGTAGCCCTGTCGCCTGTTCTATCCGTTTTTTTAAATTTATGCCATGTATATATGGGACAGCACTTGAACCGTGTATGGTTCCAAATCCCGTAACTGCCCCAGGTGAACTAATGGAGATTCCAGTAATAACATCTGCATACATTTGTGTCTCTTTTTGGATGACTTTCAAAAAGGCTAATAAATTTTCCGGTGTTGATTGTTTATTTTTGTCCCATATATGACCTGTTTGATCAACTAGAGCAATTTTGATATTGGTCCCGCCTAAATCAATTGCAAGAATCCTCTCCATAATACACCTCCATTTTATTTCGCGCTTGGGATTCGGCTGGTAACGAACCTCTTTTTAAGACCTCCATTTTGTTGATGGCTTCCAGACATTTCTTATTCCAGCTAGTCAATCTAATACAGCAAAGATTGACCTGATTTCAGGCCAATCCCCGTTTAAAAACCATTATCCTTTGCAACCTGTTTAAACCAGTATCCGCTCTTTTTCAGCGTTCTTTGTTGATTTTGGATATCCACCCGATAAAAACCGTATCGATTCTTATAAGCATTTAACCAGGACCAGTTATCCATAAAAGTCCACACATGATACCCGAAACAATTTGATCCTTCTTCTATTCCTTGATGCAGCCATTTCAGATGTTCTTGGTAAAATTCAATGCGATAATCATCCTGAATCATACCCGTCCCATCCATAAACCGTTCTTCGTCTGCAACTCCCATTCCATTTTCCGCTACATACCACGGGATATTTCTGTAGTTTTCTTTAATGTTGTTGGCAATATCATATAATCCTTTTTCATATATTTCCCAACCACGGTAAGGATTCATCCGACGATCCGGCCATATGTATGGATCAAAAAAGTTCTCCGGCAAGATGTTACCGTCATTGGCAATCAGAGTTTCTTTTTTCTTAACGCGTCTTGGCTGATAATAATTCACACCCAAATAATCTACGGTATGTTCACGAATCAGCTCTGCATCTCCTTCTTGAACTAATGGAAGCAGGTTATATTTATCCAATAGTTCAATCAATTCTTGCGGATATTCTCCTAAAACAGACGGATCTAAAAAGCTTCGATTAAAAAATAGATCGGCAATCTGAGCAGCTTTTACATCGTCCGGGTCCTCACTCCTTGGATAGGAAGGTGTCAAATTTAAAATGATACCAATTTCGCCATGCTGTTCAACCGCATGATATGTTTTTACCACATTGGCACTTGCCAACATGGTATGGTAGGCAACAACAACAGCCCGCTTCATATCCACTACACACGGTAAGTGATAGTGATTTAAGTAACCCATTTCTACCGGGACAATTGGTTCGTTAAACGTTGTCCAGCGCTGTACCTTTTCACCAAATAACCGAAATGCTGTTTCTGCGTAATAGGAAAACGCATCGACAACCTCACGACTTTCCCAGCCACCTTTTTCTTGAAAATGCCAAGGCATGTCAAAATGAAACAAGTTAATAATCGGCTTTATCCCCTGATTTAGTAATTCATCGATTACTTGATGATAAAAATCAGCCGCTCTTTGATTCACATGTATGCCATCGGGGAGTAAACGTGACCAGGAAATGGATGTACGGAATGAATTCATATGAATGTCTTTCATTCGTTTTATATCTTGCTGGTGTTGATGATAGAAATCCGAGGTAACATTTGGCCCTACCCGCTGAAAAAATCTTTCCGGTTCCGTTTCATACCAATAATCCCAAATATTTTTACTCTTTCCACCCTGTCTGGAGGCTCCTTCAATTTGTGTAGCCGACGCAGCTGCCCCCCACAAAAATCCTTCTGGAAAGATATATTTTTTCATAAGAATCCCACTTTTTATATTATGAATTTTTTTCCATTTCACTAAATGACAAGCAATCCTCGTCAAAAAGGTGTACATTCGACAATTATTTTAAGTCTGCCTTTAACGATGTCCGGAATAGGGCGTTACTTGCTTTGCACCTTCTAACTAAATTGTTTAATATAGCAAATTCAGTAACAACCCTACTATTATTGATTTATTTCATAGATTCACTTCCCGCAAGCGCACTTCCTTTTACATAGAAACCATGCAGGTTAAGGATAAATTCACTAAACATGGAATTTGACCAGGCAAACCATGGTCTTGTGAAGGTTTCAGGGCTGTCTACATGGAATCCTTCATGCATGAAATTTGTGTTACCATCTGTCTTTTTAAATAGCTGCAAAATAGCCGATTTTTCTTCCACTGTCTGTGCCGTCATCCCTTGTATGGCAAGCGCAATATGCCAAATGTAATTTTCGGGAGTATGCGGGCTGCCAATTCCCCGAGCAGTTTTTCCACGGTAATAGTAAGGATTGTCATCGCTTAATAAAAACTCTCTTGTATTCTGATAAACAGGGTCGTCCGGCTCACAGTAGCCTAAATAGGGAATCGATAGTAGAGATGGTACATTCGCGTCATCCATCAGGTTATAGTTGCCATGTCCATCTGTTTCATAGGCATAGATCGTTCCATATGTCGGATGTTCCACTTTGCCGTATGTTTCTATCCCTTCCTGAATTTCTTTTGCCAATTCAGAAGCCTTTTCCGCTAATTTCTCATCACAAAGCATTTCAATAGCAATTTCTGATAATTGTTGAAGCACTACTACAGCGAACATATTGGCAGGAATTAAATATCCGTACTGGCAGGCGTCATCACTAGGC is a window of Lentibacillus daqui DNA encoding:
- a CDS encoding maltose acetyltransferase domain-containing protein, which gives rise to MKEQMQCLEVLYDFNHTRPSEAEKRNEILKKLLAEVSVNVYIEPPLHANWGRHTHVGNDV
- a CDS encoding glycoside hydrolase family 1 protein, whose amino-acid sequence is MTGKLKPGFLWGNSVSSMQTEGAWNEGGKGLSVYDVIKATDHTSDWKVATDTYHRYKVDIGLMKEMGFNCYRFSISWSRVFPSGDGKINEEGVRFYERMIDELLENGIEPMICLYHFDMPLNLAEKYNGFASRYVVDAFAAYGKAMIDRFKDKVTYWITFNEQNIFGSRVSIGGCTLPETEMLLYQINHHVFMAHAKVTNYLHEVAPNCQIGGMIAYRLNYPATTKPEDVLATKQVDDAHNQFYLDVFTNGKYPSFILTYFNNHNCMPEMLETDDEELLRAKSDFLAFSYYASSMISAETLTEDTPLYQYDIAGKVDNPHLDATEWGWQIDPTGFRLILRDMYNRYQLPVFPIENGIGVKETLNVEGTVDDDYRIKYHRDHIIEMKKAILDDGVDCMGYLGWGLIDILSSQGEMKKRYGMVYVNRGEHDLRDLKRIPKKSFYWMKRVTESNGEVLD
- a CDS encoding ROK family protein — translated: MERILAIDLGGTNIKIALVDQTGHIWDKNKQSTPENLLAFLKVIQKETQMYADVITGISISSPGAVTGFGTIHGSSAVPYIHGINLKKRIEQATGLPVQIENDANCAALAEVWRGSARDKKDVAVIVLGTGVGGAIVKDGSIHKGANLHGGEFGYMILNPNNLGSKVNTFSEVASTSSIIRRVARRKHIDEKSLSGEKVFQLAEKGDEICKQAIQEFYRMLAIGVYNIQYTFDPSLILLGGGISNRDDILTGLNRELSAIVNDIAQATIMPMVQRCHFFADANLIGAVYHFLQKTDKHL
- a CDS encoding glycoside hydrolase family 1 protein; this encodes MKKYIFPEGFLWGAAASATQIEGASRQGGKSKNIWDYWYETEPERFFQRVGPNVTSDFYHQHQQDIKRMKDIHMNSFRTSISWSRLLPDGIHVNQRAADFYHQVIDELLNQGIKPIINLFHFDMPWHFQEKGGWESREVVDAFSYYAETAFRLFGEKVQRWTTFNEPIVPVEMGYLNHYHLPCVVDMKRAVVVAYHTMLASANVVKTYHAVEQHGEIGIILNLTPSYPRSEDPDDVKAAQIADLFFNRSFLDPSVLGEYPQELIELLDKYNLLPLVQEGDAELIREHTVDYLGVNYYQPRRVKKKETLIANDGNILPENFFDPYIWPDRRMNPYRGWEIYEKGLYDIANNIKENYRNIPWYVAENGMGVADEERFMDGTGMIQDDYRIEFYQEHLKWLHQGIEEGSNCFGYHVWTFMDNWSWLNAYKNRYGFYRVDIQNQQRTLKKSGYWFKQVAKDNGF
- a CDS encoding glycoside hydrolase family 125 protein; the encoded protein is MRNELPGSMKQLIERIDKVYADEPKVQSMFANCFANTYETTLKPQDDGTIFVITGDIPAMWLRDSAAQVRPYLILAEEDEYMADIIEGVIQRHMLYINHDPYANAFNQESNGNHYHDDETAMTPLEWERKYEVDSLCYPIQLAYLFWKSTGRTSPFNQCFISAMEKIIKTWKVEQHHGHDSDYYFIRDNCPPQDTLSHDGKGSPVGYTGMTWSGFRPSDDACQYGYLIPANMFAVVVLQQLSEIAIEMLCDEKLAEKASELAKEIQEGIETYGKVEHPTYGTIYAYETDGHGNYNLMDDANVPSLLSIPYLGYCEPDDPVYQNTREFLLSDDNPYYYRGKTARGIGSPHTPENYIWHIALAIQGMTAQTVEEKSAILQLFKKTDGNTNFMHEGFHVDSPETFTRPWFAWSNSMFSEFILNLHGFYVKGSALAGSESMK